One region of Limnospira fusiformis SAG 85.79 genomic DNA includes:
- a CDS encoding AbrB family transcriptional regulator, giving the protein MAKKNNSETQPQQLTGQELLEKVRHLGYMKKEEKAKKCGYYTLTKDGIERVNMMKFLNALIEAEGIELDGKPKGNGRGGRSASYRITVQSNNNLLIGSAYTKQMDLQPGDEFEIILGRKHIYLKQVGSED; this is encoded by the coding sequence ATGGCTAAGAAGAACAATTCGGAAACTCAACCACAACAGCTCACTGGTCAAGAACTCTTAGAAAAAGTCCGACATCTCGGCTACATGAAGAAAGAAGAGAAAGCTAAAAAATGCGGATACTATACGTTAACCAAAGACGGTATAGAGCGAGTTAATATGATGAAATTCCTTAACGCCTTAATAGAGGCAGAAGGAATCGAACTAGATGGGAAACCAAAAGGAAATGGACGCGGCGGACGCTCTGCCAGTTATAGAATTACGGTTCAATCTAATAACAACCTGTTGATTGGGTCAGCCTATACGAAGCAAATGGATCTGCAACCCGGAGATGAATTTGAGATTATTCTGGGACGTAAGCACATTTATCTGAAACAGGTAGGCTCGGAAGATTAG
- a CDS encoding RNA-guided endonuclease InsQ/TnpB family protein produces MIVLEFKARVKPAQATAIEDAIRTAQFVRNKALRYWMDSQDVGKYDLSKLCKALAEEFPFAKKLNSMARQASAERAWSSISRFYDNCKKGIKPVGFPRFKKHSRSVEYKTSGWKLLGPKRITFTDGFGIGELRLLGTYDLARYDESLIKRVRLVRRADGYYVQFCIQVDVQVQSEPSQKAVGIDLGLRYFIAASDGSVVEAPQFYRKSERRLNKANREKSRKYRKGAKPQSGNYHRARNRYARKHLRVSRQRNEWAKSIAYCVIQSNDLVAYVDAKRRAEGRLECERVSTQSASSQVD; encoded by the coding sequence ATGATTGTACTTGAGTTCAAAGCACGGGTAAAGCCTGCCCAGGCTACCGCTATAGAGGACGCTATACGGACGGCTCAATTTGTCCGTAATAAGGCGTTGCGCTATTGGATGGATAGCCAAGATGTCGGCAAATACGACCTTAGCAAACTCTGCAAAGCGTTAGCTGAGGAGTTTCCCTTTGCCAAGAAACTCAACTCCATGGCTCGTCAGGCTTCAGCAGAACGGGCCTGGAGTTCAATCAGTCGGTTCTACGACAACTGCAAAAAGGGCATTAAGCCCGTAGGATTCCCCAGGTTCAAAAAGCATTCCCGCTCGGTGGAGTACAAAACCTCTGGATGGAAACTGCTCGGGCCGAAGCGCATCACATTCACCGATGGCTTCGGGATTGGGGAATTGCGGTTGCTCGGAACCTACGATCTGGCACGCTATGACGAATCCCTGATTAAACGGGTTCGCTTAGTCCGTCGCGCTGATGGCTACTACGTTCAGTTCTGCATCCAGGTTGATGTTCAGGTGCAGAGTGAACCGAGTCAAAAAGCTGTTGGCATTGACCTAGGGTTGCGGTATTTTATCGCTGCCAGTGATGGCAGTGTGGTGGAAGCACCGCAGTTCTATCGCAAGTCTGAAAGGCGGTTGAACAAGGCCAATCGAGAGAAGTCCAGAAAGTACCGCAAGGGGGCAAAACCACAGTCCGGGAACTATCACAGGGCTAGGAACCGATACGCCCGGAAGCATTTAAGGGTAAGTAGGCAGCGTAATGAGTGGGCGAAGAGCATCGCCTACTGCGTCATCCAATCTAACGATTTGGTTGCCTACGTAGACGCGAAGCGGCGCGCCGAAGGCAGACTTGAATGTGAAAGGGTTAGTACGCAATCGGCATCTAGCCAAGTCGATTAG
- a CDS encoding ABC transporter permease: MAVSTPPKTPYEPPTTPAKTGISQIWSKLAGPVIMLGPAGLWLLLLLVFPTLVIFQLSLVENIRPGDVVIPDGLGNYLRVFEPINLRVIARSVNFAIGTTVFCLLLGFPVAYWIAVMAPPKSRNLLLLGFVLPLWTSSLLRSYAWITILRPTGVLNSFLGLLGLPTLALLNSSPAVLIGMTYSYLPYMVTVLYASLEKLDRRLLEASADLGAKPPETFWKITVPQARTGIIAGSLLVFISSLGDFVDPELLGGASSMTVSRLIYNQFLGATQNWGFGSALSMVLIFGVSIAIALLIRYGDGRPSK, translated from the coding sequence ATGGCTGTATCTACCCCCCCTAAGACCCCTTATGAACCTCCCACCACACCGGCTAAAACTGGCATCTCTCAGATCTGGTCAAAGTTAGCTGGACCCGTAATTATGCTGGGACCGGCGGGGCTGTGGTTACTACTATTGCTGGTGTTTCCCACCCTGGTGATTTTTCAACTCAGCTTAGTGGAGAATATTCGCCCTGGGGATGTGGTAATTCCTGATGGTCTGGGTAACTACCTGCGGGTATTTGAACCCATAAATTTGCGAGTAATTGCTAGATCGGTTAATTTTGCGATCGGAACCACAGTTTTTTGTTTGTTGTTAGGGTTTCCGGTAGCTTACTGGATAGCCGTTATGGCTCCACCCAAGTCGCGTAACCTTCTACTATTAGGGTTTGTTCTGCCTCTATGGACATCTTCCTTGCTGCGCTCCTATGCCTGGATTACCATTTTACGACCCACAGGAGTGCTAAACTCATTTCTGGGGTTATTGGGATTACCTACTTTAGCACTACTTAATAGCAGTCCAGCCGTTTTAATTGGCATGACCTATAGCTATTTACCCTATATGGTAACCGTGCTGTATGCCTCCCTGGAAAAACTAGATCGCCGTCTGTTGGAGGCTTCCGCTGATTTAGGAGCCAAGCCTCCCGAAACCTTCTGGAAAATTACAGTTCCCCAAGCTAGGACCGGAATTATCGCCGGGTCACTATTAGTATTTATTAGTTCCCTGGGAGATTTTGTCGATCCAGAACTGTTAGGCGGCGCTTCTAGTATGACCGTATCTCGGCTGATTTACAATCAGTTTTTAGGAGCCACTCAAAACTGGGGTTTTGGTTCAGCCCTAAGTATGGTGCTAATTTTTGGGGTGAGTATAGCGATCGCTCTTTTAATCCGCTACGGTGATGGCAGACCCTCAAAATAA
- the speD gene encoding adenosylmethionine decarboxylase: MKQLGTHIVVDAWQCPADILNDPDLIRQAILDAIAAGSATLIDICVHQFSPHGVTATATLAESHIAIHTWPEYGYFAADLFFCGCGEPEKAAEMLKTRLEAKQTRVQEFWRGMGYPVPVPDTISDHTWNKVPEIASSSKLMSTVS; this comes from the coding sequence ATGAAACAACTCGGAACCCATATTGTTGTCGATGCGTGGCAGTGTCCCGCTGATATCCTAAACGACCCAGATCTGATCCGTCAAGCCATTCTTGATGCGATCGCAGCAGGAAGTGCTACCCTTATAGATATCTGTGTTCACCAGTTTAGTCCTCATGGTGTAACCGCCACGGCTACCCTAGCCGAGTCCCACATTGCCATTCACACTTGGCCTGAATATGGCTATTTTGCGGCTGATTTATTTTTCTGTGGTTGTGGCGAACCCGAGAAAGCAGCGGAAATGCTAAAAACTCGTCTGGAAGCTAAACAAACAAGAGTTCAAGAATTTTGGCGAGGTATGGGTTATCCGGTTCCAGTCCCTGATACCATCTCTGATCATACTTGGAATAAAGTACCCGAAATTGCATCTTCTTCCAAGTTGATGTCTAC
- a CDS encoding Rrf2 family transcriptional regulator codes for MKLTTRGHYSVKALLDLAVLQNQGPISVRAIASRQNIPAPYLEKLLIEMRQRGLVISVRGAHGGYQLAYPPAQISLGQILEAVGETIEPLSNHQPDAEKIEDWVTFTLWNRLHEKLKEALYSISLEDLYYDALSWQAAQGESASFVV; via the coding sequence ATGAAGTTAACTACTCGCGGACATTATAGTGTTAAAGCCTTGTTAGATTTAGCGGTGCTGCAAAACCAGGGTCCGATTTCGGTGCGAGCGATCGCCTCTCGGCAAAATATTCCCGCTCCCTATCTGGAAAAGTTACTAATTGAGATGCGACAAAGGGGGCTAGTAATTTCTGTAAGAGGCGCTCATGGGGGATATCAGTTGGCATATCCACCTGCTCAAATTTCTCTGGGACAAATTCTGGAAGCAGTTGGTGAGACCATAGAACCTTTATCTAACCATCAACCTGATGCTGAAAAAATAGAGGATTGGGTAACATTTACTCTCTGGAATCGTCTCCATGAAAAATTAAAGGAGGCTCTGTATAGCATCTCTCTGGAAGACCTTTATTATGATGCCCTCAGTTGGCAGGCGGCTCAGGGAGAGTCAGCTAGTTTTGTGGTTTAA
- a CDS encoding RNA-guided endonuclease InsQ/TnpB family protein — protein sequence MRIYPSPELNQVWRKWLAACRYCYNQAIALSRSGKRLSKLKLRNEVMQSDLPAWVKETPCHIRQNAIFDAYLAFSASPGARFRSCRDSSQAIKFNDANFSSGSWYPRLTKGLTFMVSEPIPKTCGQGTQLVFTKGRWLAIFPEPVAVTPTDATGVIALDPGVRTFMTGFDGSRFLELGSGDIGGITRLCQHLDDLMSRIAKEPCRSRRRRMRQAAQRMRTKIRNLVDEAHKQIAHYLTHNYSLIFLPTFETSDMASQVKRLIRSKTARAMLTWAHYRFKLTLRHQAEITGSTVVDVTEEYTSKTCTHCGHVHSQLGGSKVFRCPECGFTLPRDWNGAFGIFLKALRDTASVTLTGNSAIVALSGNSRINVA from the coding sequence ATCCGGATTTACCCCAGCCCCGAGCTAAATCAAGTCTGGCGTAAATGGTTGGCCGCTTGTCGGTATTGCTACAACCAAGCAATTGCATTATCCCGGAGTGGTAAACGACTAAGCAAACTGAAATTACGCAACGAAGTGATGCAGAGCGACTTGCCTGCATGGGTCAAAGAAACACCCTGCCATATTCGGCAGAATGCTATCTTTGATGCCTATCTCGCCTTTTCAGCCAGTCCTGGCGCAAGGTTTAGGAGCTGTCGGGATAGTTCTCAAGCCATCAAGTTTAACGATGCTAATTTCTCTTCAGGGAGTTGGTATCCAAGACTAACGAAAGGATTAACTTTCATGGTTTCCGAACCCATCCCTAAAACTTGCGGGCAAGGGACTCAGTTGGTGTTTACCAAAGGTCGATGGTTGGCGATTTTCCCTGAACCAGTTGCCGTTACCCCAACTGACGCTACTGGCGTGATTGCATTAGACCCGGGCGTCCGAACTTTTATGACCGGGTTTGATGGTTCACGATTTCTGGAATTGGGCTCCGGGGATATTGGAGGCATTACTAGGCTATGTCAACATTTGGATGATTTGATGAGCCGAATCGCCAAGGAACCCTGTCGTTCAAGAAGGCGACGGATGAGGCAAGCGGCTCAACGAATGAGAACCAAAATCCGCAATCTAGTTGATGAAGCCCACAAACAAATTGCTCACTACTTGACTCACAACTACAGCCTAATTTTTTTGCCCACCTTCGAGACTTCCGATATGGCCAGTCAGGTGAAGCGTCTAATCAGGTCTAAGACTGCCCGCGCCATGCTGACATGGGCGCATTATCGATTCAAACTAACCCTGAGACATCAAGCCGAGATAACTGGAAGCACAGTTGTAGATGTGACGGAAGAATACACCAGCAAAACCTGTACTCACTGTGGTCATGTGCATTCCCAGCTAGGTGGCTCAAAAGTGTTCCGATGTCCGGAGTGTGGGTTCACTCTACCCAGGGACTGGAACGGTGCTTTTGGAATCTTTCTAAAAGCTTTGCGGGATACCGCCTCTGTTACCTTAACGGGTAATAGTGCTATCGTCGCATTGTCAGGCAATAGCCGGATAAATGTCGCGTAA
- a CDS encoding RNA-guided endonuclease InsQ/TnpB family protein, translating to MKGLVRNRHLAKSISDAGWSIFRCWLEYFGRKYGKVTIAVPPQYTSQDCSSCGQRVKKALSVRTHHCPHCGYEADRDVNAAINILRLGLTTVGHTGSYTLGESGPLAGLEKSCSVKSG from the coding sequence GTGAAAGGGTTAGTACGCAATCGGCATCTAGCCAAGTCGATTAGTGATGCAGGATGGTCAATATTTCGCTGTTGGTTGGAGTATTTTGGCAGGAAGTACGGGAAGGTAACGATTGCCGTTCCTCCCCAATATACGAGCCAGGATTGCTCAAGCTGCGGCCAACGAGTCAAGAAGGCACTCTCAGTCAGAACCCACCACTGTCCGCATTGCGGCTATGAGGCTGACCGAGATGTGAATGCGGCCATCAATATCCTGCGCCTGGGACTAACTACCGTGGGGCACACGGGAAGTTATACGCTTGGGGAGAGCGGGCCTCTGGCTGGGTTGGAAAAATCCTGCTCAGTTAAGTCCGGTTGA
- a CDS encoding ABC transporter permease — protein sequence MQDINNHNHQSDIPQEMQKPKMRFRVSWQIIFVGLMFLYMYLPILVLTFYSFNQSRYSAGWQGFTLQWYVKLFQDTRILSALKNSLTVGLSAVAISAVIGTLMAVGLSRFRFPGKGIYLGVSYLPLIIPDIAIAVSTLVFLAALAIPLSLSTIIGAHVVFCLAYVALVVSTRLADLDPHLEEAALDLGATPERAFIKVLLPQLMPGIISGCLLAFVLSMDDFLIASFTAGSGATTLPMEIFSRIRTGVKPDINALSVILIMGSGLLAFAGEFLRNQSQKN from the coding sequence ATGCAGGATATTAACAATCACAATCATCAGTCAGACATTCCTCAAGAAATGCAAAAGCCTAAAATGAGATTTCGGGTATCTTGGCAGATCATATTTGTTGGTCTGATGTTCCTGTATATGTATCTGCCTATCTTGGTTCTCACCTTTTATAGCTTTAATCAATCCCGCTATAGTGCTGGGTGGCAGGGATTTACCCTACAGTGGTATGTCAAACTTTTTCAGGATACCCGCATCCTTAGCGCCCTGAAAAATAGCCTCACCGTTGGCTTGAGTGCCGTAGCCATATCAGCAGTCATTGGAACCCTGATGGCTGTCGGACTATCTAGGTTTCGGTTTCCGGGAAAAGGTATTTATCTGGGGGTATCTTACCTGCCCTTAATTATCCCCGACATTGCGATCGCTGTTTCCACCCTAGTATTTTTAGCAGCCTTAGCCATTCCCCTGAGTTTATCAACTATCATAGGCGCTCATGTAGTCTTCTGTCTCGCCTATGTCGCCCTGGTCGTATCCACTCGCCTGGCTGACCTAGACCCCCACTTAGAAGAAGCTGCATTAGACTTAGGGGCGACACCCGAGCGAGCCTTTATCAAAGTCTTGCTACCCCAACTGATGCCCGGTATCATTTCTGGCTGTTTATTAGCCTTTGTGCTGAGTATGGATGATTTTTTGATTGCCAGTTTCACCGCCGGAAGTGGCGCAACTACCCTACCTATGGAAATTTTTAGCCGCATTAGAACCGGAGTTAAACCCGATATTAACGCCCTCAGCGTCATTTTGATTATGGGTTCCGGGCTGTTAGCATTTGCCGGAGAGTTTCTCAGAAATCAAAGTCAGAAGAACTGA
- a CDS encoding polyamine ABC transporter substrate-binding protein: protein MQTRRGFLQSTMAAAIASSASGCGWTLGEIKTTPSTRFSSDTLYIYTWAGYTDRDLLERFTQETGLRVVADVFDSNEAMLARIQAGGAGAYSIIYPSEYMVQKMVALGLLAELDHTLIVGLEDLFPKFQNPDYDPNSTYSVPLSWGTTGLIYNSRLLPNSPEDWEDLWTYQDQLSRRLTLLNDVREVMGASLRRLGYSYNSTNPREINQAYQELVKLRGAIASFTTDAWRPQMIVGDLLLAMCYSSDAAEVMPENEDLEYITPVSGSSLWIDTLVIPKSAPNPEGAYQWINFMLRPDIATQIVERLSFATPSLVAYRQLPQELREDPALFPPESVIANSETVSPLPPEITALFDRYWTRLTSG from the coding sequence ATGCAGACCCGGCGCGGGTTTCTGCAATCGACTATGGCGGCGGCGATCGCCTCTTCCGCGTCAGGCTGTGGGTGGACTTTAGGCGAAATCAAAACCACCCCCAGCACCCGCTTCTCATCAGATACCCTGTATATATATACTTGGGCCGGATACACCGATCGCGATCTGCTAGAACGCTTTACCCAGGAAACGGGGCTGAGAGTAGTGGCAGATGTATTCGATTCTAATGAGGCTATGTTAGCCCGTATACAGGCGGGAGGAGCGGGAGCATATAGTATCATCTACCCCTCGGAATACATGGTACAGAAGATGGTAGCACTAGGGCTATTAGCTGAATTAGACCATACCTTAATCGTGGGGTTAGAAGATCTATTTCCCAAATTCCAAAATCCCGATTATGACCCCAACTCCACTTATAGCGTCCCTCTGAGTTGGGGAACTACAGGTTTAATTTACAACAGCAGACTATTACCAAACTCTCCCGAAGACTGGGAAGATCTATGGACATATCAAGACCAACTCAGCCGTCGGCTAACCCTACTTAATGATGTACGGGAAGTGATGGGAGCTAGTTTGCGGCGTTTAGGCTACTCCTACAACAGCACCAATCCTAGGGAGATTAATCAAGCCTATCAGGAATTGGTCAAGCTGCGAGGAGCGATCGCATCTTTTACCACCGATGCTTGGCGACCTCAGATGATTGTAGGAGACTTACTCCTAGCCATGTGCTATTCTTCCGATGCGGCGGAAGTGATGCCCGAAAACGAAGATTTAGAATACATCACCCCCGTTAGTGGTTCTTCCCTGTGGATTGATACCCTGGTAATTCCCAAAAGCGCACCTAACCCAGAAGGTGCTTATCAGTGGATTAATTTTATGCTGCGACCAGACATCGCCACCCAAATTGTCGAACGCCTCAGCTTTGCTACCCCCTCCCTAGTCGCCTATCGTCAACTTCCCCAAGAACTCCGGGAAGACCCAGCCCTATTTCCCCCAGAAAGCGTGATTGCCAACAGCGAAACAGTTTCGCCCCTACCACCAGAGATAACCGCCCTTTTTGATCGCTATTGGACTAGACTCACCAGTGGTTAA
- a CDS encoding AAA family ATPase translates to MRERIERLKQNLGRTIVGKEESIRLTLVALLAGGHVLLEDVPGVGKTLLAKSLARSIDGVFQRIQCTPDLLPTDITGTNIWNPSSGEFEFLPGPVFANILLTDEINRATPRTQSALLEVMEERQVTIDRVSRMVQKPFFVIATQNPIEYQGTFPLPEAQMDRFMLSLTLGYPSEQEELQMLRRLSEGVQVDELKPCLSLQDILTLQKECQRVQVDGSLQQYILNLVRATREHEDIMLGVSPRGAIALHRTTQALAFLSGRDYAVPDDIKLLAPHVLSHRLITGGGRRSKTVIEVLLQSVPIPS, encoded by the coding sequence ATGAGAGAACGTATTGAACGATTAAAGCAAAATTTAGGTCGGACTATAGTTGGTAAAGAAGAGTCAATTCGCCTAACCTTGGTGGCGCTGCTGGCGGGGGGTCATGTGCTGTTGGAAGATGTACCCGGAGTAGGTAAAACTTTACTGGCTAAATCCTTGGCTCGTTCTATTGATGGAGTTTTCCAGAGGATTCAATGTACACCGGATTTATTACCAACCGATATTACTGGTACTAATATTTGGAATCCTAGCAGTGGTGAGTTTGAATTTTTGCCGGGGCCAGTATTTGCTAATATTTTACTTACTGATGAAATTAACCGAGCTACACCCCGCACTCAGTCGGCTTTGTTGGAGGTCATGGAAGAAAGACAGGTGACGATTGATCGGGTATCGCGCATGGTTCAGAAGCCTTTTTTTGTGATTGCGACTCAGAACCCGATTGAGTATCAGGGAACTTTCCCTCTCCCAGAAGCGCAAATGGATCGGTTTATGTTGTCTTTAACTTTGGGATATCCCAGTGAACAGGAAGAGTTGCAAATGTTGCGACGCTTGAGTGAGGGGGTACAGGTTGATGAACTTAAACCCTGTCTCAGTTTACAGGATATTCTGACTCTGCAAAAGGAATGTCAGAGAGTCCAGGTGGATGGGTCTTTACAGCAGTATATTCTTAATTTGGTTCGCGCTACACGGGAGCATGAGGATATTATGTTGGGCGTGAGTCCTAGGGGGGCGATCGCTCTTCATCGTACTACCCAGGCTTTGGCTTTTTTATCGGGACGAGATTATGCCGTTCCTGATGATATTAAATTATTGGCTCCCCATGTCCTTTCACATCGCTTGATTACTGGTGGTGGTCGCCGTTCTAAGACCGTTATTGAAGTCCTACTGCAATCTGTACCGATTCCATCCTAG
- a CDS encoding DNA adenine methylase, which yields MSPTDHPTVTSQPQTTPKPFLKWAGGKTRLIPQYTTYFPDNYQAYYEPFLGGGAIFFYLQPNRAILSDINSELINAYQCVRDDTQSLISKLEQHQQNHNQGYYYQMRSQKFENRLDQAARLIYLNKTCFNGLYRENRQGQFNVPMGKYKNPKICPKELLITASKTLQSATLKVQSFAAIVNEANSADDFVYFDPPYHPLSPTSNFTSYSHHKFGVDEQEKLAEIFKTLHNRGVKVMLSNSDTELIRDLYKDFNIHPIQAGRAINSNPQNRGKITELLITSY from the coding sequence TTGTCCCCAACCGACCACCCAACAGTCACCAGTCAACCCCAAACTACCCCCAAACCGTTTCTGAAGTGGGCCGGGGGTAAGACTCGCTTAATTCCTCAGTATACTACTTACTTTCCCGACAATTATCAAGCCTATTATGAGCCTTTTTTGGGCGGTGGTGCTATCTTTTTTTATCTGCAACCTAACCGAGCAATTTTAAGTGATATTAATAGCGAGCTAATTAATGCTTATCAATGTGTGCGTGATGATACTCAGTCGCTGATTAGCAAGTTAGAACAGCATCAGCAGAACCATAATCAAGGTTATTATTACCAGATGCGATCGCAAAAATTTGAGAATCGGCTTGACCAAGCCGCGCGCCTTATTTATCTCAACAAGACTTGTTTTAATGGCTTATATAGAGAAAATCGCCAGGGTCAATTTAACGTACCTATGGGGAAATATAAAAACCCGAAAATTTGCCCGAAAGAATTATTGATCACCGCCTCGAAAACTCTCCAATCTGCAACTCTTAAAGTCCAATCATTTGCAGCCATTGTCAATGAGGCTAATTCTGCTGATGATTTTGTCTATTTCGACCCTCCCTATCACCCCCTGAGTCCCACCAGTAACTTTACCAGCTACAGCCATCATAAATTTGGGGTTGATGAACAGGAAAAATTAGCCGAAATCTTTAAGACCTTACACAACAGAGGAGTGAAGGTGATGCTATCTAATTCTGATACTGAGTTAATCAGAGACTTATATAAGGACTTTAATATCCACCCTATCCAAGCGGGTAGGGCGATTAATTCAAATCCCCAAAATCGGGGAAAAATTACGGAACTTTTGATAACTTCCTATTAG
- a CDS encoding bifunctional riboflavin kinase/FAD synthetase, whose product MWITSSKDTVLTPTAVALGNFDGFHRGHQQVVRPILNPNQVAVDSQKVGGGYSETTPPFGISGYGTVVTFNPHPQEFFTGQTKKLLTPLPEKIEILRRFGVQQLVLLPFDKDLASLTPTQFVEQILVEYLQATRVSVGFDFRFGRHRMGSTDDLKAIASQYGIDVEIVSRFPCPYGDRISSSIIRESLTEGHLNRANQLLGRAYTLLGEVVQGQQLGRTLGFPTANLQLPPEKFLPRYGVYAVLVTGLAARYGKTIAPQLGVMNIGCRPTVAGDNPTVEVHLLDWDGDLYGQSLTVSLEGFLRPEQKFASLEQLKAQIQRDCTHARTYLQARKNLPLLD is encoded by the coding sequence GTGTGGATAACATCATCAAAAGATACGGTTCTAACTCCGACTGCTGTTGCCTTGGGTAACTTCGATGGATTTCATCGAGGACATCAACAGGTAGTCCGACCCATTCTCAACCCCAATCAAGTAGCCGTAGATTCCCAGAAGGTAGGGGGCGGATATTCCGAGACAACTCCGCCATTCGGGATTTCTGGCTATGGAACAGTGGTCACTTTTAATCCTCACCCCCAGGAATTTTTTACAGGTCAAACCAAAAAACTGTTAACTCCCTTACCGGAAAAAATTGAGATTCTACGCAGGTTTGGGGTTCAGCAGTTGGTGCTTTTGCCTTTTGACAAAGATTTGGCTAGTCTCACCCCAACTCAGTTCGTTGAGCAGATTTTGGTGGAGTATTTACAAGCTACTCGGGTGAGTGTCGGTTTTGATTTTCGCTTCGGTCGCCATCGCATGGGTAGTACCGACGACTTAAAGGCGATCGCCTCTCAGTATGGTATTGATGTCGAAATAGTTTCTCGCTTTCCCTGTCCTTATGGCGATCGCATCAGTAGTTCCATCATCCGAGAATCCCTTACAGAAGGTCATCTTAACCGTGCTAATCAACTATTAGGACGTGCTTATACCCTCCTCGGTGAAGTGGTACAGGGTCAACAATTAGGGCGGACTCTGGGATTTCCTACAGCTAATTTACAACTGCCACCAGAGAAGTTTTTACCTCGATACGGTGTTTATGCAGTCCTGGTTACCGGACTTGCTGCCCGGTACGGCAAAACTATCGCGCCTCAGTTAGGAGTGATGAATATTGGTTGTCGTCCTACTGTAGCTGGAGACAATCCTACCGTTGAGGTTCATTTATTAGATTGGGATGGGGATTTATATGGTCAGAGTTTGACTGTCAGTTTAGAGGGGTTTTTGCGACCAGAACAAAAATTTGCATCCCTTGAACAGCTAAAGGCGCAAATTCAAAGGGATTGTACCCACGCGCGAACCTATCTCCAGGCTAGGAAAAATCTGCCCCTACTGGATTAA
- a CDS encoding ABC transporter ATP-binding protein: protein MLQTAAQNPGAVHSDSKFDVELRKVFKVFNGETAVRAVDLDIKRGEFFSILGPSGCGKTTTLRLIAGFETPSAGEILIRGQSMNQTPAYQRPVNTVFQSYALFNHMNVWDNIAFGLKLKRLGKSEIEAKVLEALQLVKMESFANRYPNQMSGGQQQRVALARALVNRPAVLLLDEPLGALDLKLRKQMQMELSNLHRNLGLTFVMVTHDQEEAMSLSDRIAVMHEGRIEQIGSPNEIYQHPQTPFVADFIGDTNLFKGQVEQANKEAIQVLTDTGLQIIVAMNKRSRNDYPAVSPHQLRGGAKVVVSIRPENITLHSEPPETPGNSFAGKLVDQMYLGTHLQYIVKLNTGVTLMVRQSQSLGENLDYDRNIYVCWKPTDCLALPEPQHR, encoded by the coding sequence ATGCTACAAACCGCAGCCCAGAACCCAGGTGCAGTTCACAGCGATTCAAAATTCGATGTAGAACTCCGTAAAGTATTCAAAGTATTCAACGGGGAAACCGCAGTGAGGGCGGTAGACCTAGACATAAAGCGGGGAGAATTTTTCAGCATTCTCGGACCGTCAGGCTGTGGTAAGACCACGACACTGCGGCTAATTGCTGGATTTGAAACCCCATCCGCCGGGGAGATTCTCATCAGGGGTCAGTCAATGAACCAAACCCCAGCCTATCAGCGCCCGGTAAATACAGTTTTCCAGAGTTATGCCCTATTCAATCACATGAATGTCTGGGATAACATCGCCTTTGGGTTGAAATTAAAACGCCTAGGGAAATCGGAAATTGAAGCGAAAGTCCTGGAAGCCCTACAATTGGTAAAGATGGAATCGTTTGCTAACCGTTATCCGAACCAAATGTCAGGGGGACAACAACAGCGGGTAGCTTTAGCGCGGGCTTTAGTAAATCGTCCAGCGGTGCTACTATTAGACGAACCCCTGGGAGCGTTAGATCTGAAATTGCGTAAACAAATGCAGATGGAGTTATCAAATTTGCATCGCAATTTGGGGTTAACCTTTGTGATGGTAACTCACGACCAAGAAGAAGCGATGAGTTTGTCCGATCGCATAGCGGTAATGCACGAGGGTCGCATTGAACAAATTGGCAGCCCCAACGAAATTTACCAACATCCCCAGACCCCCTTTGTGGCTGACTTTATTGGAGACACTAACCTATTTAAGGGACAAGTTGAACAAGCCAATAAGGAGGCTATACAAGTATTAACGGACACAGGGTTACAGATTATCGTAGCCATGAACAAGCGATCGCGCAATGACTACCCAGCAGTATCGCCTCATCAATTACGAGGGGGGGCGAAGGTTGTAGTTAGTATCAGACCCGAAAACATTACCCTACATTCTGAACCGCCAGAGACTCCCGGAAATAGTTTTGCCGGAAAATTAGTCGATCAGATGTACTTAGGTACTCACTTACAGTACATTGTCAAACTGAACACAGGGGTAACCCTAATGGTGCGACAGTCTCAGAGTTTAGGAGAAAACCTAGATTATGATCGCAATATTTATGTCTGTTGGAAACCCACAGATTGTTTAGCCCTACCGGAACCTCAACACCGCTAA